A stretch of the Marivirga tractuosa DSM 4126 genome encodes the following:
- a CDS encoding type II toxin-antitoxin system VapC family toxin, whose product MKNILIDAGPLIALFDRSDKYHLKAISFLKSLERGLITTWPVITETSHMLSFGTKAQANFLEWIKRGGLKIYEMEHDHIDRLSELTKKYDDVPMDLADASLIVASQVKGIHQIASIDSDFYIYRDIRNKYLENIFK is encoded by the coding sequence ATGAAAAACATTCTCATTGATGCAGGCCCTTTAATTGCGCTTTTTGACAGAAGCGATAAATACCATTTAAAAGCAATTTCATTTCTTAAATCACTCGAGAGAGGACTTATTACTACTTGGCCAGTAATTACCGAGACTTCTCATATGTTGAGTTTCGGCACAAAAGCTCAGGCTAATTTTTTAGAATGGATAAAAAGAGGTGGTTTGAAGATTTATGAAATGGAGCATGACCATATTGATCGACTCTCTGAATTAACTAAAAAATATGATGATGTGCCTATGGATTTGGCAGATGCAAGCCTGATTGTTGCTTCACAGGTAAAAGGGATTCATCAAATTGCAAGCATAGATTCTGATTTCTATATCTACAGAGATATCAGAAATAAATATCTTGA